In Candidatus Nezhaarchaeota archaeon, the sequence GCAGATGCTATAGGGCGTGTGTGACAACCAGCTATAAATAATCAATCAAAGGCCTCAGAGATAAGCGTTGCCTAAGCTAAAGCTAGCACTACTTAACGGGGAAGGGAAAGAGAGCCTCTGAAGGGTGGGGATGATGTAATGATAGGGAGCCTCATAATTGATAATGCTGCTGAATCTTAAAGAATCCATGTTAAACCCTAAAGCTTAAGCTCTCTATTAAGGTGGGGTGCATTGTCATAAGGCTTAGACAGGCGATTTAAAGCGAGATAACACTTTAACCCTGCTTAAGATGACTCGAGCTACAATAGGAAAGATTATTTTCGTAATGCCCCGGGTGGGACTTGAACCCACGACAATCCGGTCTTCAGCCGGACGCTCTCCCAGCTGAGCTACCGGGGCGTCATGTTGAGCTTATTGGGCCCGGTGGGATTTGAACCCACGACCACTCGGTTATGAGCCGAGCGCTCTACCTGGCTGAGCTACGGGCCCTAAAGAAAGCCAGCACATAAGGAGGATTTAAGGTTTATCTTGCACATCCTAAGACTTGAAACAGCTCTAGAATTCAGGGCATGTGGTCACGAATTTCATGAACCTCTTCATACAATAAAGCTAACTTCCAACGATTCTTCTAGCAATTTTAGATAGACCGCTTGATTTATAAAAAATGCTCAGGAATAACACTTTAGAGCTAAGGATCATCAGGTGTCCATGGATTATGAACACCTCAGAGAAGAACTCGATTTATATGAAGGCTGGAAGTAGGACAATAGGGGGTACTAAGTATTGAGTTATGAGACCATAGAGACAGACGTCCTAATTGTGGGAGCTGGTGGTGCCGGCCTTAGAGCTGCAATAGAGGCTGCTAAGTACAACGTCGATGTAACTGTGGTGTGCAAGGAGCTTCTTGGGAAGGCACATACAGTCATGGCTGAGGGTGGAATCAACGCTGCTCTAGGGAATGTAGATCCAAACGACAATTGGATGGAACACTTCCTCGACACGGTTGAGGGGGGCGTATGGCTTAATGACCAGGATTTAGCAGAGGTCTTAGTTAAGGAAGCTCCAGACAGAATATTCGACCTTGAGGAGTGGGGTGCAGTTTTTGACAGAACACCCGACGGGAAAATAGCACAACGACCCTTTGGAAAGTCTAGACACCCTCGAACCGTCTTCGTATCCGACTATACAGGCCATGAGATCATGACCACTCTGTGTGATGAGGTTAGGAGACTAGGTATTCGAATCATGGAAGAAGTCTTTGTTAGCAAACTACTTACAAGTAGCAATACTGTAACCGGGGCATTCGCCTTCGACTTTAAGTCTGGAGACTTCATAGTTTTCAGAAGCAAGGCCATAATCTTAGCTACGGGAGGGGCTGGACGTATGTACGAAAGAACCACAAACCCTGCATCAGCCACAGGCGATGGGAAGATCCTTGCTCTCGAAGCTGGTGCCGAGCTCATGGATATGGAGATGTTTCAATTCCACCCTACAGCGATGGTATGGCCACCTTCATGTAACGGAGTCCTCGTGACGGAAGGTGTTCGAGGTGAAGGTGGGATCCTACTCAATGTTCAGGGTGAGAGGTTCATGAAGCGCTATCATGAACTATTGGAGCTAGCTCCTAGAGACGTCGTTGCACGCGCCATATGGAGAGAAATCGAGGAGGGGCGAGGAACCAAACATGGCGGTGTCTATCTAACGGTGGCCCACCTACCCCCTGAAAGGATACGTGAAAGACTTAAGACCATGTACAAGCAGTTCCTACTGACAGGCGTAGATATAACTAAGGAGCCCATGGAGGTCGCTCCAGCTGCACACTACTATATGGGCGGTGTCCGTGCAAATGTACGTACAGAAACTTCAGTTAAAGGTCTCTTTGCAGCCGGTGAGGAAATGTCTGGTGTTCATGGAGCCAATAGACTTGGGGGGAACTCACTTCTAGCCACGCAAGTCTTCGGTAAACGAGCTGGTGAGAATGCAGCCATATTTGCTAGAGAGAACTTGAAGGGGTCAATCAACAAGTCACAAGTGGAGCTCGAAATGCAGAAATTTAGTAACCTCCTTAAACCCAATAATGATAGGCTGTCTATTGCCGAAGTCCGTAAAAGACTTTGTAAGGTCATGTGGGAGAATGCAGGCATTGCACGAACTGAAGAAGGCCTTACAAAAGTTGAGAATGAAATCGAGTGGATGAAAGCTAACATGCTTCCAAAAATTGTACCAGTGGAATCAAGCACGCTACACTATAACAAGGAGATAGTCGAAATCTTGGAGACTTTCAACCTCATAAGGGTTGCAGAGATACTCGTCAAAGCTGCTAGAATAAGGAAGGAAAGCCGTGGTGCTCATTGGAGGCTTGATTATCCAAAAAGAGATGACGCTAACTGGCTGAAGCACATAACCTGGTATCTAGATGGAGGGGTCCTCAAGTACAGGTTTGATCCCGTGATTATGACCCTCATAAAGCAACCTACAAGCTGAGGTGAAGTTTGTGAGTGGAAGGATAACCCTTAAGGTCTTCCGCTACAATCCGGCCAAGGACGAAGAACCCCACTACGACACCTACGAAGTCCCCTTTGTTGAAGGGGCGAGGGTACTAGACCTTCTAAACTACGTTAAAGAGAACTTAGATAGTACACTGGCCTACCGCTGGGAGTGTAGAGCAGGTCAGTGTGGAAGTTGTGCGATGATGGTTAATGGAAAAGCAGCATTAGCTTGCCAAACATTAGTCTCTCCTGAGGATAAAGAGATTACTTTAGAGCCACTTCCCATCTTCCCAGTCATTAAGGATTTAGTCGTAGACGTGGAGAAAGGCGTTAAGAAGATTCTTAAAGCCAGACCATACGTCCATAGAGGATCACCCTACAAGAGGCCCGAGATAGTCTATAGCTGGGAGATTGAGGAGGTCAAACCTTTAAGAGAATGCATTGAGTGTTGGTGCTGCATATCCATGTGCCCTGTTGTGAAGGTTGCTTGGGATGTTTATGGGGGTCCTATAGTTATGAACAGTGTGGCTAAGGTGGCTCTTGACCGTCGAAATGTATTCGACCATGTACTCTTAGCTTATTTAGATGGTTTAAATGCGTGCACTCAGTGTGCTATGTGTTATGAAGTGTGCCCTAAGGAGATAGAAATACCAGAGAAGGCTGTAGGTCGAATGCGCTACATAGCTTACAATAAACGCAACCTCATAAGGCCAGATCATCGACTCATAGTTGAAAGCATGAAGAGGGATTACAACCCACTCATGGAGCCTGCAATGAGCAGAGCTAATTGCTTTGGTGAGTGGGCTGGTCTTCCAGCCTTAGACACACCAATAGCTAGAGAGGATGCTGAAATCCTCTACTTCGTTGGTTGCATGGCTAGTTGGAGAGAACAGGCAGTTGCCAGAGCAACAGCTACTTTACTTAAGCTTGTAGGAGCAAACTTTACAGTTCTAGGTCCCTATGAGCATGATTGTGGCTCGGTTCTCTTCAGGTTAGGGGATTTAGAGCTCGCCAGATCCTTTGCCCTGTACATGAAAAATTCACTTAAAAGGTACAATAAAATACACACAATAGTAACTTCATGTGCAGGGTGCTATAGAACTTTTAAGCGTGATTACCCGGAAAAATTAGGCATAGATCTTGGAGCCCAGATACTGCACTCGTCCGAACTATTTAACCAGTACTTAAAGGATGGAAAGCTAAACATTAGAGAGGAGCTAAACCTAAGGGCAACATACCATGATCCATGTCACCTTGGAAGACACGTAGGGGTCTTTGATCCGCCTCGAGAGATAATCAAGGTAATAGGCGTCGATCTACAGGAAATGCTTAATGGAAGATATCGAGATAAGTCACTATGCTGTGGAGCCGGTGGGGGAGTAAGGTCAGGTTTCCGTGAAGTTGCTAGAGAAGTAGCAGCTTACAGGATACGCATGGATGTACCCAAAGAAGTACCCATGACCGTTCATGCATGCCCCTTCTGCCACTTCAACTTCGAGGATGCTGTTAAAACTAAAGGCTTCAAGCTAATCAATGTAGACTTAACAGAGCTACTTCTCACAGCAGTGATGGGGCCCGATGCATCTAAAGTAATTGGAAAAGAAAGATACGAAACAATAATACATCTTTCACATAGACAAAGATAAAAAAATGAATTTCAACTAAGGCCACTAGGGCTTATACGTTGTCAGGATCTCTTCTTCAGGCGGTGGCGGTTTAATAAGCCCTGCTTTCATGAGTGTTCCAAGAGTCTCTCTAGCCTGCTTAATTATGGTTACAGCCTTCTCCCATAACTCCTCTCTACTAGGCTTTATCCTAGCTACCCCCTGTTTTATGGACTCCAAAGCGCAAGCGACAGCCTCTCTTGGATATGCCTCCCAATCTTCCATAGTTGGCACTATATACTCCTCATGAATCCCCTTCTCCTCAGCATATTCTGCTAGTGACTTAGCTGCTGCTATGCACATTTCATCCGTTATTGTCCTAGCTCTAACATCGAGCACTCCTCTAAATATAGCTGGGAACCCTAAGCTGTTGTTCACTTGATTGGGGAAATCAGATCTACCAGTAGCAACTATCTTAGCCCCACCCTCCTTTGCCTCCCAAGGCCATATCTCCGGTATTGGGTTAGCACAAGCAAACACTATAGCGTCAGTCGCCATCTTAGCAACCCACTCCTTCTTAATAACGCCTGGTCCAGGTTTAGACATGCCAATGCATACATCTGCACCCTCTAAAGCTTCAGGTATACCTCCAGTCTTACCTTCAGCATTGCTCTTCAATGCCCACCTCCACTTCCAAGGATCCTTCTCCTTCTCAAGTATGTCCTTCCTGTCTGGCGTTAATATGCCCTTACTATCAACCATGATTATATTGCCAGCTTTAGCCCCTGCAAGTTCAAGCACATCAGCTATCTTAATGTTAGCAGCTCCAGCACCTATCAAAGCTATCTTGACTTCACTAAGCTTCTTACCAACTAACTTCAAAGCATTTATAAGCCCTGCAAGCACAACCGTTGCGGTGCCCTGCTGATCATCATGCCAAACCGGTATCTGTAACCTCTTTCTTGCCTCCTCTAATATGTAAAAACACTTAGGTTTTTCTATATCCTCTAAGTTCACCCCACCAAAGGTGGGCTCTATCATTTCAAGGAATCTTATGTACTCGTCGACATCTCGAACTCTAATAACCAACGGGAAAGCATCAACTCCCCCTAAGTACTTAAACAAGAGAGCCTTACCCTCCATGACCGGTAAACCGGCCTCAGGACCTATGTTGCCCAACCCTAAAACTCTACTTCCATCGCTAACGACGGCTACGTAATTCCACCTATTCGTGTACTCAAAACTACTATCAGGGTTGTCCTTAATTATCTTGCAAGGCTCAGCTACTCCAGGAGTATACCACACATCGAAATCACTTAGTGCTCTTACAGCACACTTAGGGGCTACCTGAACCTTACCACCATAAAACTTGTGGTAAGCTGGTGCTAGTTTAGCAGGTTTTGCAGCTTTTGCTAGAAGTTCTTCAACAGTCACCCTTCTCATGGACATTCTTAAGCTCACCACCAAAACTCGACTTCAAAATTCTACCTTCAAAGAAAACTATATAAGAATTTCCAGCCTGATGTCCCCTAAGCTTCTTACTATCATAAAAAGAAACTCGTCAAATTATGAAAGTCAAAGCCAAGAAAGTAAATCAATTAACAAGTAAATCAAGTTTTAATCATCACTTGGCAGAAAGAGACACGGTGACATCCGACAATGAGTAATTTGAGGAATAGCTAATATCACATGGTCCAGGTAAGCACGTAACGCCACAAATTTAGAAGCATTAAGAGCATACATGATGTCGATTGGCATGAAGCAGCTTAAAGACCACTAAACCTTGTGCAAGGGCGTTAAAGCAACATCCATTAATTGTTCAACTACTAAACGAGTCATTAATGAGGGCAATCGAGGATAAACTGATAACTAAGGCATCCTTAAAGCACTACACTTAAATAAAACCTCAAGAAAAGCAGACCTAGGCCCCGGTGGTGTAGCCCGGTCTAGCATGTAGGCCTGTCGAGCCTGCGACCCGGGTTCAAATCCCGGCCGGGGCGCTAGCCTTAAGCTTCCCTCCTATAAAGGTAGAGTTTTAATGTGGTAAGTAAGGTCTATGACTATGAAAATATGCTTAAGTGATGTATTTGTCTCATAGCTAGCCTCCAGTTAATAGTAAAAATGCTACGATTTCTGCTAGACAAAGATGTATAGCGTTATCTTCATAGGAGTTTTAATGGAGGGTTAATGGAACCTTTTCTCCTGGTCTAGGCGGTGTCAAAGTGTAGGCCTCGCTTACATTAATAACCCCCACTCGTCCAAGTAATGTTCTCTCCTCTCCTTCATAAACCCCTTTGACTTGATATGCAGTAGCATCCATTGTGAGGACCGATGCGGCTACTCGCTCCCCCGCCTTTAACCCATAGATCTCCGTTGAAGAGATGCCAAAAACCAGTTTTGACCCTGCTGCAGCAGCCCTCATGGACATGGTTGGAACTACGATCGGTTGTGCCCTCTCAAGATACGCTAAAACCTTAACCGCGTTGATCCTATTGAACTTTTCAGCTATGAGTGGATGTAGATGCCTCTCTCCTTCTCTTAGAGACAGAAACTTCGTAGCAAATACATCAATCAATGTCTTCAACTTAGATTTAGCCCTTTCAACTTGCCATACTTCCTTAACCTTAATGACGCCAGCAGCTCTAGCCCCCATATAGGGATTGTATTTGAAGAGCGGAACTTCCGATATGAAATTATAGTATTTCCCCACTCTCTCAAATCCTTCAAAAATGCCTGTGGCTATGTAATTTTCAAGCCTATCCGTTACGACACAAACACATACACTGCACCCTTTAATGAGATTTTTCTTAGTCTTGAGCATCATGAGCTCGCCGAAGACAAGGGTCTCTTCATCAAATGCCCTTAAAGAAAGAATGGGCACAACATTGGGCTCCTTGTCTTCACTGATCGTTGCCAGGAACTTTCCTGCTCTCTCAAGATTAAAAGCTTCAATAGCACTACGAGGAAGCCCCATCATTTCACCTCTCTCACCATTCCACTCCATGTAACATTAAGTACTCCTTCCTCCTTAGCTACTTGAACCAATTTCTCCATCTCTTCCCGCTTCATGAGCCTAGCATGTTCTAATGGAAACTTTAAGCCTAGGCGTTTGTACTTTGATATGCAGAGGTTATTGAAAGCGAGTAGTTCGTAGCGCTCAACGGTAGGCAATCTCTCAACTATGAAGCGAGCTATGGCTCTAACGTTTTCCTCGTTATCAGTCATTCCAGGTATGATTGGTGTTCTAATCCACATGCGTGCACCTTCTTCAGCTAGCTTAACCGCGTTTTCCCATATAAGTCCGGGATCCACACCTGTAAACTCTCTATGCTTAACAGGGTCCATTATCTTGAGGTCGTAGAGAATGAGATCAACATAGCTTAACAATTTCTTGAATTTATCCCATGGAGCGAAGCCACTAGTGTCTAAAGCTACATGGATGCCAAGCCCCTTAAGTTTTGGAAGAACTTCAGCTAAAAAGTCAGCCTGCAACATAGGCTCTCCTCCTGAAAAAGTGACTCCACCACCTGATACCCTGTAAAACGGCGTATCACGTACAACTTCGTCTATCAGCATATCAACACTATACTCAACGCCTATGATCTCCAGTGCACCTGTTGGACAGGCCCTTACACACGATTCACACGTCATACACTTTAACCTATCTATGCGAATACCACTTACTTCCAGCTTAATTGCCCCCACTTTACATGCTTTGATGCATGCTCTTGCACCAATACACCTCACATCATACCACACAAGTTCCGGCTTAGGGTTAATGCCTTCAGGATTCTGGCACCAGATACACCTTAGGGGGCACCCTTTCATGAAGACCGTAGTCCTTATGCCAGGGCCATCTTCTGTAGAGAACCTTTGAATGTTAAATATTATTCCCTTCAAGAGAACTCACTCTCATAAGCCATGACAGGTCCTGGCTATTATCTCCTCTTGCTGCTCTCTTCCTAGAGTTACAAAGTAAGCATTATAGCCTGTTACACGAACAAGAAGGTTCCTATACTCATCAGGTCTTCTTTGAGCTTCTCTCAATATCTCTGGAGATATCATGTTTATTTGAAGGTTTGTTATTCCGATCTCACAGCATGCAAGCAAGAAAGCTGCCAATTTCTCTAAGTGCTCGTAGTCTCTTA encodes:
- a CDS encoding FAD-binding protein encodes the protein MSYETIETDVLIVGAGGAGLRAAIEAAKYNVDVTVVCKELLGKAHTVMAEGGINAALGNVDPNDNWMEHFLDTVEGGVWLNDQDLAEVLVKEAPDRIFDLEEWGAVFDRTPDGKIAQRPFGKSRHPRTVFVSDYTGHEIMTTLCDEVRRLGIRIMEEVFVSKLLTSSNTVTGAFAFDFKSGDFIVFRSKAIILATGGAGRMYERTTNPASATGDGKILALEAGAELMDMEMFQFHPTAMVWPPSCNGVLVTEGVRGEGGILLNVQGERFMKRYHELLELAPRDVVARAIWREIEEGRGTKHGGVYLTVAHLPPERIRERLKTMYKQFLLTGVDITKEPMEVAPAAHYYMGGVRANVRTETSVKGLFAAGEEMSGVHGANRLGGNSLLATQVFGKRAGENAAIFARENLKGSINKSQVELEMQKFSNLLKPNNDRLSIAEVRKRLCKVMWENAGIARTEEGLTKVENEIEWMKANMLPKIVPVESSTLHYNKEIVEILETFNLIRVAEILVKAARIRKESRGAHWRLDYPKRDDANWLKHITWYLDGGVLKYRFDPVIMTLIKQPTS
- a CDS encoding glycyl-radical enzyme activating protein, whose product is MKGIIFNIQRFSTEDGPGIRTTVFMKGCPLRCIWCQNPEGINPKPELVWYDVRCIGARACIKACKVGAIKLEVSGIRIDRLKCMTCESCVRACPTGALEIIGVEYSVDMLIDEVVRDTPFYRVSGGGVTFSGGEPMLQADFLAEVLPKLKGLGIHVALDTSGFAPWDKFKKLLSYVDLILYDLKIMDPVKHREFTGVDPGLIWENAVKLAEEGARMWIRTPIIPGMTDNEENVRAIARFIVERLPTVERYELLAFNNLCISKYKRLGLKFPLEHARLMKREEMEKLVQVAKEEGVLNVTWSGMVREVK
- a CDS encoding NADP-dependent malic enzyme; its protein translation is MSMRRVTVEELLAKAAKPAKLAPAYHKFYGGKVQVAPKCAVRALSDFDVWYTPGVAEPCKIIKDNPDSSFEYTNRWNYVAVVSDGSRVLGLGNIGPEAGLPVMEGKALLFKYLGGVDAFPLVIRVRDVDEYIRFLEMIEPTFGGVNLEDIEKPKCFYILEEARKRLQIPVWHDDQQGTATVVLAGLINALKLVGKKLSEVKIALIGAGAANIKIADVLELAGAKAGNIIMVDSKGILTPDRKDILEKEKDPWKWRWALKSNAEGKTGGIPEALEGADVCIGMSKPGPGVIKKEWVAKMATDAIVFACANPIPEIWPWEAKEGGAKIVATGRSDFPNQVNNSLGFPAIFRGVLDVRARTITDEMCIAAAKSLAEYAEEKGIHEEYIVPTMEDWEAYPREAVACALESIKQGVARIKPSREELWEKAVTIIKQARETLGTLMKAGLIKPPPPEEEILTTYKP
- a CDS encoding 2Fe-2S iron-sulfur cluster-binding protein, with the translated sequence MSGRITLKVFRYNPAKDEEPHYDTYEVPFVEGARVLDLLNYVKENLDSTLAYRWECRAGQCGSCAMMVNGKAALACQTLVSPEDKEITLEPLPIFPVIKDLVVDVEKGVKKILKARPYVHRGSPYKRPEIVYSWEIEEVKPLRECIECWCCISMCPVVKVAWDVYGGPIVMNSVAKVALDRRNVFDHVLLAYLDGLNACTQCAMCYEVCPKEIEIPEKAVGRMRYIAYNKRNLIRPDHRLIVESMKRDYNPLMEPAMSRANCFGEWAGLPALDTPIAREDAEILYFVGCMASWREQAVARATATLLKLVGANFTVLGPYEHDCGSVLFRLGDLELARSFALYMKNSLKRYNKIHTIVTSCAGCYRTFKRDYPEKLGIDLGAQILHSSELFNQYLKDGKLNIREELNLRATYHDPCHLGRHVGVFDPPREIIKVIGVDLQEMLNGRYRDKSLCCGAGGGVRSGFREVAREVAAYRIRMDVPKEVPMTVHACPFCHFNFEDAVKTKGFKLINVDLTELLLTAVMGPDASKVIGKERYETIIHLSHRQR